The following are encoded in a window of Halorarum salinum genomic DNA:
- a CDS encoding thiamine pyrophosphate-binding protein, giving the protein MSPTGAGVIVETLVRSGVDRMFGLVGSTVLEIVDEVSQDDRIDYISARHEQVAVGMATGYALATRRPTASISHVGPGAANQVFGVAAANRDNIPVISITGNEASTRISNDVNHEWPVTDVFRQFTKHSVQVHDHAVYNQVRHAVLQSITGMPGPVHVDVPRDVAESPYSPPPDDQYDRLENAASGGRASRTPACPTERAVERAVELLADAERPIVVAGNEFRWFDASEPLQTFAETFDIPVVTTQSSRGALPETHSRSLGYVANSGLAPSNAALEQADYVLAVGTRLSDQTTNDWALIDDSATLIQASVRADELDRFYSANVTMLADPASTISAITSRARKDSTIGYADVADTTRDEYEAVRREKLSPGEHGGDGIDPRLVVRAVKEHADDDFAYTTGGGSHNTYPRLLPVSDLNGRFVTANFTGMSQGFPLAMGAKLAMPDRQVMTFEGDGGFAMVLQDLETMVREDIPVKIILLNNDAFMSHAIRQSQRYGRHVGTKYGNPAFDQIAEDFGLRGISVSDDEAIDDAVADLLAEDGPALLDVHVDPDVGRQAYE; this is encoded by the coding sequence ATGTCTCCCACAGGCGCGGGTGTGATCGTTGAGACGCTCGTTCGGTCTGGCGTCGACAGGATGTTTGGTCTCGTCGGATCGACAGTTCTGGAAATTGTGGACGAGGTCTCGCAGGACGATCGGATCGACTACATCTCGGCCCGTCACGAGCAGGTCGCCGTCGGGATGGCGACCGGGTACGCGCTCGCGACGCGCAGACCGACGGCCTCGATCTCTCACGTCGGCCCGGGAGCTGCCAACCAGGTGTTCGGCGTGGCCGCTGCGAACCGAGACAACATCCCAGTCATCTCGATTACGGGCAATGAGGCCAGTACCCGGATCAGTAACGACGTCAATCACGAGTGGCCCGTGACCGACGTATTCCGCCAATTCACGAAGCACAGCGTTCAGGTGCATGACCACGCCGTCTACAACCAAGTCCGGCATGCAGTCCTTCAGTCGATTACGGGGATGCCCGGTCCAGTTCATGTCGATGTGCCACGCGACGTGGCCGAGTCACCCTATTCCCCGCCGCCCGACGACCAGTACGACCGTCTCGAGAACGCGGCCAGTGGGGGACGGGCCTCACGGACGCCGGCTTGTCCGACCGAGCGGGCCGTCGAGCGAGCCGTTGAACTCCTCGCGGACGCCGAGCGGCCGATCGTTGTCGCGGGCAACGAGTTCCGGTGGTTTGACGCCAGCGAACCGCTTCAAACGTTCGCCGAGACGTTTGATATCCCCGTGGTTACGACGCAGAGCTCCCGGGGTGCACTCCCCGAAACCCACTCTCGGTCGCTGGGCTACGTGGCGAACTCAGGGCTCGCACCGTCGAACGCCGCCCTAGAGCAGGCGGACTACGTCCTCGCCGTCGGCACGCGACTTTCGGACCAGACCACGAACGACTGGGCGCTCATCGACGACTCCGCCACACTCATACAGGCTTCAGTCCGCGCTGACGAACTCGACCGCTTCTATTCCGCCAACGTGACGATGCTCGCTGACCCGGCGTCGACGATTTCTGCGATCACTTCACGCGCGCGGAAAGATAGTACTATTGGGTATGCCGACGTCGCAGACACGACCCGCGATGAGTACGAGGCGGTCCGCCGAGAGAAGCTCTCCCCCGGCGAACACGGCGGTGACGGCATCGACCCGCGGCTGGTCGTCAGAGCCGTCAAAGAGCACGCTGACGATGACTTCGCGTACACCACGGGTGGCGGATCTCATAACACTTATCCCCGCCTGCTTCCGGTATCGGACCTGAACGGGCGGTTCGTAACCGCGAACTTTACGGGTATGAGCCAGGGGTTTCCGCTGGCGATGGGGGCGAAGCTAGCGATGCCCGACCGACAGGTCATGACCTTCGAGGGCGACGGGGGGTTCGCGATGGTCCTCCAGGATTTGGAGACAATGGTTCGGGAAGACATTCCCGTGAAGATCATCCTATTGAACAACGATGCGTTCATGTCGCATGCGATCCGCCAGTCCCAGCGGTACGGCCGACACGTGGGGACGAAGTACGGGAACCCCGCGTTTGATCAGATCGCCGAGGACTTTGGCCTCCGCGGCATTTCGGTCAGCGACGACGAAGCCATCGACGACGCCGTTGCGGACCTTCTGGCCGAGGACGGTCCGGCGCTCCTCGATGTCCACGTTGACCCCGATGTTGGGCGGCAGGCCTACGAATAG
- a CDS encoding asparaginase — protein sequence MSHSSVHLLAMGGTIANPPEKPGYISGEELVGSVSELDDIADVTVTNVRSKASSALDYGDWLALRDEIRRILKDHSPDGIVVTLGSNTASETAYFLELTTGTVVPIALTAAQRNFGMSGNDGNRNLIDAVRTVSSPAAAGRGVLVVVNDQIHAARDVAKVVSGRPDAWESGDFGPVGLVDKYGRVEFYRRLDRVHTKEPPFVPPDDAKAFPTVKVIYSAVDDDGSSVEAAVDAGADGLVLAAYPTGSASKRDGRPDQREALERARDADVSVVVSHRGTQGWPASTYHDDDRFVWGDTLVPSKARTLLTLALVRTNDPERIQKFFDTF from the coding sequence ATGTCGCATTCGTCAGTCCACCTACTCGCGATGGGTGGGACGATCGCTAATCCCCCGGAGAAGCCCGGGTATATCTCGGGGGAGGAACTAGTCGGATCGGTCTCTGAACTTGACGATATCGCCGACGTGACGGTGACGAATGTCAGAAGTAAAGCTTCCAGCGCTCTCGATTACGGGGACTGGCTCGCTCTGCGCGACGAGATCCGACGCATCCTTAAGGACCATTCACCGGACGGAATCGTCGTCACGCTGGGATCGAACACCGCCAGCGAGACGGCATATTTCCTGGAGCTCACTACCGGAACGGTCGTGCCGATCGCGCTCACTGCGGCACAGCGCAACTTTGGGATGTCCGGTAATGACGGTAACCGCAATCTGATCGACGCCGTCAGGACAGTGAGTTCGCCCGCAGCAGCCGGCCGCGGCGTCCTCGTCGTCGTGAACGACCAGATCCATGCGGCCCGCGACGTGGCGAAAGTCGTAAGTGGGCGACCCGACGCGTGGGAGTCGGGCGACTTCGGCCCGGTTGGCCTGGTCGATAAGTACGGTCGCGTCGAGTTCTACCGGCGTCTCGACCGGGTCCACACCAAGGAGCCGCCGTTCGTGCCTCCGGACGACGCCAAGGCGTTCCCAACCGTCAAGGTAATCTACTCGGCCGTCGACGACGACGGTTCGTCGGTAGAAGCCGCGGTCGACGCTGGCGCGGACGGGCTCGTCCTCGCCGCTTATCCGACGGGCTCGGCGAGCAAACGCGACGGCCGCCCCGACCAGCGCGAGGCTCTGGAGCGGGCTAGAGACGCCGACGTGTCCGTCGTCGTCAGCCACCGCGGCACGCAGGGGTGGCCCGCGAGCACGTACCACGACGATGATCGATTTGTCTGGGGCGACACGCTCGTCCCGTCGAAGGCGCGGACTCTCCTGACGCTGGCCCTTGTCCGGACCAACGACCCGGAGCGAATCCAGAAGTTCTTTGATACCTTCTGA
- a CDS encoding VOC family protein, whose translation MTTDLKRSREFYTKVLGLEAADESENSIAFDTGECTLKIERDHDEAALEAFGMESPGDDRGRGIIVVVAVDDIDAVHERASDHDAGEALTEPRMTDWDRYLCMLRDPDGYVIEASRPQ comes from the coding sequence ATGACGACTGACCTCAAGCGGTCCCGGGAGTTTTACACAAAGGTTCTGGGTCTTGAGGCCGCAGATGAGAGTGAAAACAGCATCGCCTTCGACACCGGCGAATGCACGCTCAAGATCGAGCGCGATCACGACGAGGCGGCGCTCGAGGCGTTCGGCATGGAGTCGCCGGGCGACGACCGGGGTCGTGGCATCATCGTAGTCGTGGCCGTTGACGACATCGACGCGGTCCACGAGCGCGCGAGCGACCATGATGCGGGCGAGGCCCTCACGGAACCTCGGATGACAGACTGGGACCGCTACCTCTGCATGCTCCGAGATCCGGACGGCTACGTCATCGAGGCCTCGCGACCGCAGTGA
- a CDS encoding ABC transporter permease, which translates to MTYNDGGHLLSRFNSVLEETDYVSRGRLINALSLIAGFILWEMASNALGTVILAPPTDVLTRLFELIVSLELIDAMIGSLTALSVGYVIAVTLGTPLGFALAQSKYVRWAVNPYIDAIYTTPVIAYLPLVVVWFGLDFRARVFFVFIFCFFEILISVFDGVKTVQNDYMSVAKSFDAPWLFAQRKVILPAALPFIFSGYRLGIGRAVRGIIVAELFLRIVNIGNLLQAAGATFDTSQQIAVVIAVALMGIGLQRIVLGGSQIIAPWYYEQSGREA; encoded by the coding sequence ATGACATATAATGATGGAGGACATCTGCTGAGTAGGTTCAATAGTGTCCTAGAGGAGACGGATTACGTGAGCCGAGGTCGTCTCATTAACGCCCTCTCGCTCATCGCCGGCTTTATCCTCTGGGAGATGGCGTCGAACGCGCTCGGGACCGTCATCTTGGCGCCTCCGACGGACGTACTCACGCGCTTGTTCGAACTTATTGTCTCCCTCGAACTTATCGACGCGATGATCGGTTCGCTGACGGCGCTCTCGGTCGGGTATGTCATCGCCGTCACACTCGGAACGCCGCTGGGATTCGCCCTCGCGCAGTCGAAGTACGTGCGCTGGGCGGTGAACCCATACATCGACGCCATTTATACCACGCCGGTCATTGCATACTTGCCTCTCGTAGTTGTCTGGTTTGGTCTTGACTTTCGGGCACGCGTGTTCTTCGTGTTCATCTTCTGTTTCTTCGAGATCCTGATCAGTGTATTCGACGGCGTCAAGACGGTTCAGAACGACTATATGAGCGTCGCGAAATCCTTCGACGCACCCTGGCTGTTCGCGCAGCGGAAAGTCATCCTTCCGGCCGCGCTGCCGTTCATCTTCTCTGGCTACCGCCTGGGGATCGGCCGCGCGGTCCGCGGGATCATTGTTGCGGAACTGTTCCTGCGGATTGTGAATATCGGAAACCTCCTGCAAGCCGCAGGAGCGACGTTCGATACCTCCCAGCAGATCGCGGTCGTCATCGCTGTAGCATTGATGGGTATCGGACTCCAGCGGATCGTTCTGGGCGGATCGCAGATAATCGCCCCGTGGTATTACGAACAAAGCGGGAGGGAGGCCTGA
- a CDS encoding ABC transporter permease, whose product MSTKTRAPDVFHQLSERNQQWVVRLITLVITVLLWELVGQVLGNLFFAPITDVIPSYVEMATEGEMFSALAVTLWEMFIGFGLAVIVAIPIGLVMGRNRVVEQALSPWVSAMFVTATAALLPLFVILFGISFDFRIAIVWISCVWFILLNTHYGAKGVDQEFTDVGTSFNAGRIQMFQGIVLPATLPFIFAGLRMGLIHALRGVILAQTFIEFGYGGLIAQMGKQSVDTAPILALILTLMFLGYGLRILLEKTEAWLFPWSEETEAMGAL is encoded by the coding sequence ATGTCGACGAAAACGAGAGCGCCGGACGTATTCCATCAACTCTCCGAGCGCAATCAGCAGTGGGTCGTCCGTCTCATTACGCTGGTCATCACCGTTCTCCTATGGGAACTCGTCGGACAGGTCCTCGGTAACCTGTTCTTCGCTCCGATCACTGACGTCATCCCGTCGTACGTGGAAATGGCGACCGAGGGTGAGATGTTCTCCGCACTCGCAGTGACGCTCTGGGAGATGTTCATCGGCTTTGGCCTGGCAGTCATCGTCGCCATTCCGATCGGGCTTGTGATGGGCCGAAATCGCGTGGTTGAGCAGGCACTCTCTCCCTGGGTGAGCGCGATGTTCGTTACCGCAACGGCTGCGCTGCTACCGCTGTTCGTCATCCTATTTGGGATCAGCTTCGACTTCCGGATCGCCATCGTCTGGATCTCCTGTGTCTGGTTCATACTGCTCAATACCCACTACGGCGCGAAGGGAGTGGACCAGGAGTTCACTGACGTCGGCACGTCCTTCAACGCCGGGCGGATCCAGATGTTCCAGGGCATTGTCCTCCCGGCGACGCTCCCCTTCATCTTTGCCGGCCTTCGAATGGGCCTCATCCATGCACTCAGGGGTGTCATCTTGGCGCAGACGTTCATTGAGTTCGGTTACGGCGGCCTAATCGCCCAGATGGGAAAGCAGTCGGTCGACACAGCGCCGATCCTGGCTCTCATTCTCACGCTGATGTTCCTCGGGTACGGGCTCCGCATATTGCTTGAGAAGACGGAGGCGTGGCTCTTCCCGTGGAGCGAGGAGACCGAAGCGATGGGGGCACTATAA
- a CDS encoding ABC transporter ATP-binding protein codes for MASLQANNVSKIYNSGKDAVKALDDVSLTIGDQEFVSIVGPSGCGKTTLLRILDGLVEPTSGEILIDGSPVVGSGQDRGMVFQSFNLFPWRTVQENIEFGLEARGDDKSERAEIAKQHIEMVGLEGFGDAYPHELSGGMQQRVGLARALAIDPEILLMDEPFGALDAQTREIMQTELLKIWGENQKTAVFVTHDIDEAIYLSDRIIVLTDRPGQINRIEDVPIERPRYNKDVHAMDAFNELHDIIWDTLMVDTEQMEVTV; via the coding sequence ATGGCTTCGCTGCAAGCGAATAATGTGAGCAAGATCTACAACTCCGGAAAAGACGCTGTCAAGGCACTCGACGACGTTTCGCTAACAATTGGGGACCAGGAATTCGTCAGCATCGTCGGACCGTCGGGCTGTGGAAAAACCACGTTACTACGGATTCTGGACGGGCTCGTCGAACCGACGAGCGGCGAGATCCTCATCGACGGAAGTCCAGTAGTCGGGTCCGGCCAAGATCGCGGCATGGTCTTTCAGTCGTTCAACCTCTTTCCGTGGCGGACCGTCCAAGAGAACATCGAATTCGGGCTCGAGGCTCGAGGAGACGATAAATCGGAGCGTGCCGAGATAGCGAAGCAACACATCGAAATGGTCGGTCTCGAAGGGTTCGGCGACGCATATCCCCACGAGCTCTCGGGCGGGATGCAGCAGCGGGTCGGCCTAGCACGCGCGCTTGCTATCGACCCAGAGATCCTGCTAATGGACGAGCCTTTCGGCGCTCTGGACGCACAGACACGCGAGATCATGCAGACCGAACTTCTGAAGATTTGGGGCGAAAACCAAAAGACCGCTGTCTTCGTCACCCACGATATTGACGAAGCCATCTACCTCTCAGACCGGATCATCGTCCTTACTGACCGACCGGGGCAGATCAATCGGATCGAAGACGTCCCCATCGAGCGTCCCCGGTATAATAAGGACGTGCACGCTATGGATGCGTTCAACGAACTCCATGACATCATCTGGGATACTCTCATGGTCGATACTGAGCAGATGGAAGTCACCGTCTGA
- a CDS encoding ABC transporter substrate-binding protein, translating into MPFDGNHERRRVLKTIGGLTATAAIAGCSGDGGDGGNGGDTGTDTGGTSTPASESVTYDATMGIVATELNQIPSLTAFRNLLSQATDEQLTGSYRTFRNSQLPMQAMVGGEIDYYALSFGNTVSASLSGSDMRVLGPKTTGTDYQMVVRTDINASNLQELVNGDYTIGVAGLGGLSHVQMAGVLAQEGLTTDVEEAGIQNIGGSSTRTSAVASGEIDATPIHIDQVGRIQSEDAPVEVLFDFREYFPSFINQAITVTQDFLDSEEGQAHVENYMQVMLEANEAATNNFDWLYENAQQLMAEPLDEEEARTSWEFNAETIETWKYEADGFNDESFQNYVEAMEAANVIDSNQVEEIEMDEILVHDYWDAAAENRQTDRWL; encoded by the coding sequence ATGCCATTTGATGGCAATCACGAGCGGCGTAGAGTATTGAAAACGATCGGTGGTCTCACTGCGACTGCAGCTATTGCTGGGTGTAGCGGAGACGGCGGTGACGGTGGTAACGGTGGCGATACCGGTACGGACACTGGGGGTACCAGCACGCCGGCCTCTGAATCGGTGACGTACGATGCCACAATGGGAATCGTCGCCACGGAACTCAACCAGATCCCAAGCCTGACGGCGTTTCGGAATCTCCTGTCGCAGGCTACCGACGAGCAACTCACCGGGAGTTACCGGACGTTCCGGAACTCACAGCTGCCGATGCAGGCGATGGTCGGCGGCGAGATCGACTACTACGCTCTCAGCTTTGGCAACACCGTCTCGGCGTCCCTATCGGGTAGCGACATGCGGGTACTAGGCCCTAAGACAACTGGGACTGACTACCAGATGGTCGTTCGAACCGACATCAACGCAAGCAACCTCCAAGAACTCGTCAACGGCGATTACACCATCGGTGTGGCCGGCCTCGGGGGCCTCTCACACGTTCAGATGGCCGGGGTCCTCGCCCAAGAAGGATTAACGACGGACGTTGAGGAGGCCGGTATTCAGAACATCGGCGGTTCAAGTACGCGGACGTCTGCGGTCGCATCGGGCGAGATCGACGCGACGCCGATCCACATCGACCAGGTCGGGCGTATCCAGTCAGAGGATGCACCCGTGGAAGTGCTGTTCGACTTCCGCGAGTACTTCCCGTCGTTCATCAACCAAGCGATTACGGTTACCCAAGACTTCCTCGATTCGGAAGAGGGCCAGGCACATGTTGAGAACTATATGCAGGTGATGCTCGAAGCCAACGAGGCCGCAACGAACAACTTCGACTGGCTGTACGAGAACGCGCAGCAGCTTATGGCTGAACCGCTCGACGAAGAAGAGGCCCGCACCTCCTGGGAATTCAACGCCGAAACCATCGAGACTTGGAAGTACGAAGCGGATGGATTCAACGATGAGAGCTTCCAGAACTACGTCGAAGCGATGGAGGCCGCCAACGTCATCGACTCAAACCAGGTCGAAGAGATCGAAATGGACGAGATTCTTGTCCACGACTACTGGGACGCGGCCGCCGAGAACCGGCAAACTGATCGATGGCTGTAG
- a CDS encoding aldehyde dehydrogenase family protein, which yields MKFERFLSLTGIEVELLIENRMYVDGEFVTNDETVATTDPATGTHLADVPVATEDQINQAVAAAARASQEWNSYSPVEKGKRLETFADALSEASDDLANLDVADTGSTIKRMQYDPEKGAELIRYFAGLITELKGDTLPTEGQTFDFTRREPYGVVAAISPFNHPAMFVGKKLAPALAAGNGIVMKPSEVTPLSALYVGHLVEETAIFPDGLVNFITGAGGVGQMLVEHPNVDLINMNGSVEVGKRVMESAATNVTDVILELGGKNPTIVFPDANVEKAATGAAKGMSLPWQGQSCSSGSRLLVHESIRDDVVSRVVDRFEAVRPDDPFKESADMGSIVSRQQYEKVLRYIEQTKEESAELLTGGEAIQPFETGYFIEPTVFEVAPELTIANEEVFGPVLSVITWSDYEEMIEIANGVDYGLTASVWTDSLQDAHRAIEDLEAGYVWVNQHGGHFTGAPFGGYKESGIGKKDSLEGLIGHTRLKNVNVNFEGGTHDWHSLG from the coding sequence ATGAAGTTCGAGCGATTCTTATCGCTGACGGGAATCGAGGTCGAACTGCTGATTGAGAATCGGATGTATGTCGACGGAGAGTTCGTCACGAACGACGAGACCGTCGCAACAACAGACCCGGCGACCGGAACACACCTCGCTGACGTGCCGGTCGCAACCGAGGACCAGATTAACCAGGCTGTGGCGGCGGCCGCCCGTGCGAGTCAAGAGTGGAATTCGTACTCGCCCGTCGAGAAGGGGAAGCGACTGGAGACGTTTGCGGACGCTCTATCTGAAGCCAGCGATGACCTTGCGAACCTCGACGTAGCCGATACTGGGAGTACAATCAAGCGGATGCAGTATGATCCCGAGAAAGGCGCCGAACTCATCCGATACTTCGCCGGTCTCATCACGGAGCTCAAAGGCGACACACTCCCCACGGAGGGCCAGACGTTCGACTTCACTCGCCGGGAACCCTACGGCGTCGTGGCAGCCATTTCACCGTTCAACCACCCAGCGATGTTCGTCGGGAAGAAGCTCGCTCCCGCCCTCGCGGCCGGTAACGGCATCGTGATGAAACCTTCAGAGGTCACGCCGCTGTCAGCGCTCTATGTCGGCCACCTCGTTGAGGAAACGGCCATCTTCCCAGACGGGCTCGTCAACTTCATCACTGGCGCCGGCGGCGTCGGTCAGATGCTCGTTGAGCACCCTAACGTGGATCTCATCAACATGAATGGCAGTGTCGAGGTCGGCAAGAGGGTCATGGAGAGCGCCGCGACGAACGTCACAGACGTGATCTTGGAGCTGGGCGGTAAGAATCCGACGATCGTCTTCCCGGACGCCAACGTCGAGAAGGCCGCGACCGGCGCCGCCAAGGGGATGAGCCTCCCGTGGCAGGGCCAGTCCTGCAGCAGCGGATCGCGCCTCTTGGTTCACGAGTCGATTCGCGACGATGTCGTATCCCGCGTTGTCGATAGGTTCGAGGCCGTCAGGCCGGACGACCCATTCAAGGAGTCCGCCGACATGGGGTCGATCGTCTCCCGACAGCAGTACGAGAAGGTGCTCCGCTATATCGAGCAAACGAAAGAGGAGAGCGCGGAACTGCTCACGGGCGGGGAGGCGATCCAGCCCTTCGAGACAGGTTACTTCATCGAGCCGACGGTATTCGAGGTCGCGCCGGAGTTGACCATCGCCAACGAAGAGGTATTCGGGCCCGTGCTCTCGGTCATCACTTGGAGCGACTACGAGGAGATGATCGAGATCGCCAACGGCGTCGACTACGGCCTCACGGCGAGCGTCTGGACCGACTCACTGCAGGACGCCCACCGCGCTATCGAAGACCTCGAGGCGGGCTACGTCTGGGTGAACCAGCACGGCGGGCACTTCACCGGTGCGCCGTTTGGCGGCTACAAGGAAAGCGGCATCGGGAAGAAAGACAGTCTCGAAGGATTGATTGGCCACACGCGCCTAAAGAACGTCAACGTCAACTTCGAGGGCGGCACCCATGACTGGCACAGCCTGGGGTAA
- a CDS encoding UbiD family decarboxylase gives MAYPNYPDMRDHLEELRERDLLVTVDREINKDTELHPLVRWQFRGGLPEVDRKAFLFTNVTDSNGRAFDTPVTVGALAGNPEIYGTGLGVDPSEVNQKWDNALDNPIEPTEVSSSEAPVHDVVHTGSDLDEDGNALEGIPIPISTPGFDNAPYTTMSAFVTHHPETGNRNVGIYRAQVKGRKRTGMNPSIEWGKGIYEHWKVAKDRGEPLPAALVVSAPPAVAYTSAQSLAFGVDELAVSGGLVGDPIQEVEGQTVPVMVPADADIVIEGEIRTDVLEPEAPFGESHGFINNKEYNMVFDVTGITKRSNPVMTSIISQVTPSESSVIKKVALEPLFYKHLTEDCKLNCVTSVTLHEPLTNLRKLIIVQVEQGTKRSAVWRTLTAVASFRASHGKFVVAVDEDIDPDNLDAVFWAMGYRSKPHEDTEIIEGRSVGHAPRHEGEDESGDSAILWDATLKRKMPPISLPKKEYMENAREIWEELGLPELDPEMPWYGYSLGEWNDQLVEEAERAVEGRYFETGEELKNRQVLTDEIEPNTPVFSEEDFK, from the coding sequence ATGGCTTATCCGAACTATCCCGACATGAGGGACCACCTTGAGGAATTGCGCGAAAGGGACCTCCTCGTAACGGTTGACCGTGAGATAAACAAGGACACGGAGCTTCACCCGCTCGTTCGGTGGCAGTTCCGCGGCGGCCTCCCCGAAGTAGACCGGAAGGCGTTCCTCTTCACGAACGTCACCGATTCGAATGGGCGTGCATTCGACACGCCGGTGACAGTCGGAGCATTAGCCGGGAATCCTGAGATCTACGGGACGGGTCTCGGTGTCGACCCGTCGGAAGTAAACCAGAAGTGGGACAACGCCCTTGACAACCCGATTGAGCCGACAGAAGTCAGTAGTTCAGAGGCACCGGTACACGATGTCGTTCACACCGGTTCTGATCTGGACGAGGACGGAAACGCGCTCGAGGGAATCCCCATTCCGATTTCGACGCCTGGGTTCGATAACGCCCCCTACACCACAATGTCCGCGTTCGTCACCCACCATCCTGAAACGGGGAACCGGAACGTCGGGATCTATCGCGCCCAGGTGAAGGGTCGCAAGCGGACGGGGATGAACCCCTCCATCGAGTGGGGGAAGGGCATCTACGAACACTGGAAAGTCGCTAAGGACCGAGGTGAACCGTTGCCGGCGGCGCTTGTTGTCAGCGCGCCGCCTGCTGTCGCCTACACATCCGCCCAGTCGCTAGCATTTGGTGTCGACGAACTCGCAGTCTCGGGTGGTCTCGTCGGCGACCCGATACAAGAGGTAGAGGGTCAGACCGTTCCCGTCATGGTGCCAGCGGACGCCGATATCGTCATCGAGGGCGAGATAAGGACGGATGTCCTCGAACCCGAGGCCCCGTTCGGTGAGTCACACGGGTTCATTAATAACAAGGAGTACAACATGGTGTTCGACGTGACGGGGATCACGAAGCGCAGCAACCCCGTCATGACGTCGATCATCAGTCAGGTCACGCCCAGCGAGAGCAGCGTGATCAAGAAAGTCGCCCTCGAACCGTTGTTTTACAAGCACCTGACGGAGGATTGCAAACTCAACTGCGTTACATCTGTGACACTACACGAACCGCTGACGAACCTCCGGAAGCTCATCATCGTCCAAGTTGAGCAGGGAACCAAGCGCTCTGCCGTCTGGCGGACACTCACAGCCGTCGCCTCCTTCCGTGCGTCCCACGGGAAGTTCGTCGTCGCGGTCGACGAGGACATCGATCCGGACAATCTCGACGCCGTGTTCTGGGCCATGGGCTACCGTTCGAAGCCTCACGAAGACACCGAGATCATCGAAGGACGGTCGGTCGGTCACGCTCCCCGTCACGAAGGCGAGGACGAAAGCGGCGACTCGGCTATCCTCTGGGACGCCACCCTCAAGCGGAAGATGCCCCCGATCTCACTCCCGAAGAAGGAGTACATGGAGAATGCCCGCGAGATCTGGGAAGAGCTGGGACTTCCAGAACTCGACCCTGAGATGCCTTGGTACGGGTACTCGCTTGGTGAATGGAACGACCAACTCGTTGAGGAAGCTGAGCGCGCAGTCGAGGGCCGCTACTTCGAGACCGGAGAGGAACTCAAGAACCGCCAGGTATTGACCGACGAGATCGAACCCAATACGCCTGTCTTCTCTGAAGAGGACTTCAAGTAA